A DNA window from Ranitomeya imitator isolate aRanImi1 chromosome 2, aRanImi1.pri, whole genome shotgun sequence contains the following coding sequences:
- the MRPL16 gene encoding large ribosomal subunit protein uL16m — MALSLWSRMAGHCRLLLTGCVSSPYKSGTAGLRSYEPPPDFSSISMKERPKLRFMNKVPDIVKVVKVPRSLKDIRGPALVGREFKEGQYGILALGGGYLHWGHFEMMRLTLNRKFDPRTTFSSWLIEAPHKPITRKGLGQRMGGGKGAVDHYVTPVKAEQLILEVGGRCEFAEVLPVLTQVAKKLPFKAMAVSRESLKQLQEELEERQRNNQNPWTFERLVTRNMMGCRKYLSPYDLHYKGRYWGKFLLKDRV; from the exons ATGGCGCTGTCTCTCTGGAGTCGGATGGCCGGGCACTGTCGCCTCCTGCTGACAG GTTGTGTGTCGAGTCCATATAAGAGTGGTACGGCTGGACTCCGCTCCTATGAGCCTCCCCCAGACTTTAGCA GTATCAGTATGAAGGAACGACCCAAACTGCGCTTTATGAATAAAGTCCCAGATATCGTTAAAGTCGTGAAGGTTCCAAGGAGTTTAAAGGACATTCGTGGTCCAGCCTTGGTGGGGAGGGAGTTCAAGGAAGGACAGTATGGCATTTTG GCTTTGGGAGGAGGATACTTACATTGGGGTCACTTTGAAATGATGCGTTTGACTTTAAATCGTAAATTTGACCCCCGCACAACTTTCAGCAGCTGGTTGATAGAAGCTCCTCACAAACCCATCACACGCAAAGGACTTGGCCAACGCATGGGGGGTGGAAAAGGTGCAGTGGACCATTATGTCACCCCAGTGAAAGCAGAGCAGCTCATTTTGGAGGTGGGAGGACGCTGTGAATTTGCGGAGGTTTTGCCTGTACTAACGCAAGTAGCCAAGAAGCTTCCATTCAAAGCGATGGCCGTTAGCCGTGAATCCTTGAAACAGCTGCAGGAAGAACTGGAGGAGCGGCAGAGAAACAACCAGAACCCATGGACTTTTGAGCGTCTGGTGACTCGTAACATGATGGGTTGTCGGAAATATCTTAGTCCTTATGACCTGCATTACAAGGGCCGATATTGGGGCAAGTTCTTGCTGAAGGACCGTGTGTAA